The genomic region TAACTCTAAAGCGTCGCCACCATCACCATGCAGACGCAGGCAGGGCAACCCCTACGAGGTTATCCCTATGTGGCCAGCCCCAGCGGCGAACGCGAGCGCTGCCGGGTAATCTCCCGCATAATCACGCGTCTCAGCCTCACCTCTGCAGGCTGCTGCAGAGACGGGTGCTTGATCTTCTCAAACTCCTGCTTGATCTTCATCACTTGGCTGTGAATTGGGACAGCCATGTAGCTGTAGGTCCCCTCTTCGTCCATGCTCCCGTTGTCGTCGTTGTTTTCGCCCGTCGTCTTGGTGGTGATGTTCTTGTTCTCCATAAAAAGACTCAGCACAACAAACGCTCTCGTTTTCTTATGGCGTTAAGAAATCACACCTTCGGCCTTGTGtatctgttttttctttttgtttattggagAGTTATGAACGTTTTGATTGCTTTAAATATTGGGAAGAAAGAAACGAAAAGCGACAAGATTTGTTCATGAATGGTGAGAAAAGGGAAGTTAAGATATTTAGTAACTTCCTCCGAATGAAATCAATTTGAGACGTGTTTACACAAGgttttcatattcttttatcTTATAACGTACATTTCTCTTTCATTCTAGCTGTTCAATTTAATAAGTTaagggtgcatttttgctcaccatcctCAAGTGACGATAATGCTCACTAACTTGGGATTGGAACTATCATTTTAGCCATAGTGGTTGGACCCACTTGactatttttatcatttttgtgTATAATCTTATTGGTGGAGAGGATCAGTGCCCCCTATGGTTTCTTTGTCAACTATTGGGTTGTAGGTATCCTCGTGACTGTACTAGTTTGATTAGTAGCCTAATCCAGACATTAGTTGGGTCATttgtggtcaaagaacaatGGCAAagtccgagagagagagagagagaaattgggTGGCTGGCCAAACAATGCCACCGGCCTTCCACGCTTGTTTGAATGATGTTCGTCCCTTGACTTGATAATGAAGAACAATAATGCACCAAATCAaggtaattaaataattaatgcatgcaACTTGACTTCATGCCTTTCTTAAACATTCTAGAAAATGATTTTTATCAAGATTAGTCCCTGAAATTGGATATTTCAATCAAAATGGTCTCTGTAATaaaaagtttatcaatttgGTTCCTAAAAATGGGTTTCGCAAATcatttggtcattctgttagTTTTCCATCAAATTTTCTGTTAGTGTGCCACatcaaaaaaataatagaaaatttaacaaaaggATAATTACAAGACTTATTTTCGGGaactaaattaattatttttttttaattttagagagCATTTTGATTAgaaggtccaattttatagatCAATCGTGATTAAATCTCTTCTAAACAATATTTGAGTTTTGTGAATCAGAATCCTAAATCTTTACTCAACGACGTTAGGAATCACGTAATACAtgtcttattattattattattaaaaatcaAAGATCGTGAATCAGTAGTATTCTTTAAAAAGATAATAACAAGTGGTGTATGTATTGGGTAAGAATACAATGTCTTAACTGGTCATGACCCGAGTATTATTCAAGAATTTAAAGAACGGGGGCATTTACGTGGTgataaaagttttttttctttttggtgaaaGTGAAATTATGGTAATGTTTTGAGTCTTATCCTTCTGTCACGGATGAAGATGATTCTTGTGGAACATGTGTGGAAGGCTTAATGGGAAAGATACTTGTCGATTTGTAGGGATTCTTATCGATACAGTATGAATTACCCTTTCAAAAACAAGCTTTGTAGAaagtaaacaaaattaagaaatgtaTGAAGTCAATTAAATACGGAAAAGCACGAAAGCAAGCGTTTACGGTTGTGTGCGCGTGTAAATGCGCATTATTCCTACTTGCAACGCAGTTCTTTTAGACTTGCTTCCTTTTGGTGTTTGCAGAGTTTAAGCAACCTacttttatacaatttttttcaactttCCCTTTTCTGTTTAGAAATTAGGGTACAAACATGATGTCCTAGGATCAGAGTTCGAAAAATATAATGTGAAGCTCTTGAGAGAATTTTTTGAATGTTTGGTATGGGTCTTTTTTGTGTCTGCCAAGTGTTTGAAGTAATATTTGCTAGAAATATCTCGACAGGTTGCGTCAACAACACTCAACAAATTCTCTCCTTATCAGTCATCAGATTTCATCGGCATATGTTGATATATGTTGACATGTGCACACATGGTTTGACTAACGACAACAAGTCTAAGTGTTCGACAAAATGTCTTAGTGAATAAACTGAATTTTTATTTGCGCGCTTCGTACTCTGTTTCTGGCTAAAAAACTTGTATTCACCACTCGGATCCCCAAGGTTCGAATCTTAGATCTGCTACTGGATACAACGGTCTAATTTTTTAGACTAACTGCAATACTTGCATGTATTTGATGTGACTTTATGAATATAttacattttaaaaaaattaagctaCTTGTAAGTGGgagattttatataaatagCGAGTTCAATTCATGATCATGAATTATCACTCCATTATCATCgtgttaaaaaaataagataaatttAAAGTTGAATTGTACTAAAAGTATTTGTAGATTGTAGTATATTTGGGTTTTCACTTTTTCCttagtttttttgttgaagTCTCGTTTTTGTAGTTTCATTTTGTTAGCGTTGCCAGTCCAATTCGTCAAATGAGGCAACATTCCTACCATCTTAATTGACAAGGTATACCAAAACAAAGGTTGAACAAAATATTATAGacacaaaattttaaatttagaaaaccacaaaattgaaacaaaacaaCCTACACAAGCATGTAAGTACAACAAAAATATTATGAGTAAATTGGAGCAAAGCCCATTCCACATTGAAACCGTAAGCATGCACTCAAGCCCAGTCACTTAACTCTAGAGAGCCCTATACGAACACACAAGCAAGTGGCAGATAATTCGGGTATTAGGATACAGGCAGAGAAGGTCCTAGATTCAAATCCTGTGATTTTTCTCTAGTGCACATCAAAAACGTACATTTAAGCACCACATTTGAACAAGTACTTTTGGTGTGCGCTAGAGAAAAAGGAAATGATTTTGCACGCCTTTTAGAACCTGCACTCCTCTTTTTTATAGTCATAAATCAATAAATCATAGGGTGACTGAGGGGTTAGACACGAATTACAAGCAGTGTTCCACATGACACATTCTAAGTTTGATTTATGATATcggtgaatcacacgatggtggTTGATGGAGGTTGAAATACTTATGTGATTCTTCTTAATCCCCAAAAAGGTGGATTGCATGACGAAATCACTAGCTAGTCATATTTTAAAAAACGAAAAATAGATTAAGAGACCATTAAAAACAAGTGAGAATCTTGTATACCAAgcacattgttttgtgttggcCTTAAATTTCGGCTTGggaacaaatttcttttaagAAATCTTAGACCTTTTTCTTATCTTTGTTCGAGTAGTTAAAATGTACCAGTGACAATGAACCTTGCTCTTTTTTAGACTTCAGTTAAATATAAAGTTTGAATTCGAAGTGCAGAGGACAAAAGTTTGAATGAATcgataaaatataaaaagaaagaataataataataataataataataataataataataataataataataataataataaaaaaagtagtTAAAATGTACTAGTGACAATGAACCTTGCTTTTTTTAGCCTTcacttaaatataaaatttgaattcgAAGTGCAGAGGACAAAAGTTTCAATGAATcgataaaatataaaaagaaagaataataaaaaaaaagaaaaaaaagagagaggttGAATGAACGTGGTATGATTGGTTAATAATTAATTGTAACGTGGATCTTgatgcattttattttataactaGCAATGTTAATATATTTTAGTGAATAATAATTGGCTCGCTAGTCATTCAGATTCTCAATCTTCCATGTGAGCTGTTAggaataaaaacataaaaaactaTACCGATTAAACTATTGCACATGAGTTGCGAGTCTATGTACATGTGATGCCCATATTATATGTATACGAGGAGAGATGTTTTAGTGTATTTCAAAATACGAGACAATACGTCATATGTacgtttgataattttttatatgattCGTTAACTTGACATGAAATAACACGAAAATAATAGGTTTTTGTTCAACCTGTTAATGATTTGGATCGTTATCGAGTCATCCATTAAGAAACCATTAACAAATCGTGTCGTTATCGGGTCACTCGTTACCCTCTAAGAAAAcgataaaatattatttgtcgAATTTAGATATTAGATATGACAATTTATTGCATAACCAGTTAAcccgacacgacccgttaacaaTTCAATTCGTTATCGAGTGACCTATTAAAaatccgttatcttaacggcATGACCAAAAACGGGTATGACACGAACACAACAAAGACGGCCCGTTTGCCAGGTATAGTCATATGTTATGATATAATTAGAGGGacacttggaaaaaaaaaatctcattcaattgtataataacatgcGACGTACTACCCCATATTACAggcacattgaaaaaaaattcatatacgagcaaaaaattaattattattttcgaATAGCACATTAACGTAGATAACAAAGTTTTTCGATGTGATTGTAGAACATTAACACatcattaatattattatttcatttATGTTATAACATGTATATGCAATATAATTAAACTCATCTCCGATCGATTTAATTGGTGTTACAAACACACCCTAGAATTCTTTCATCTAAACTAGTAACTACTACCTACCATATATATCATATCCACTGTGTATAATGTATATGGTCGTTAGGAAACTTCCCATGTGACCGATCACCAGTGATGAGACATTGGGGGGCCAAATTTAATAGGGTTAAGACTTTTCTTAGGTTTTACATATATTCAATATTGTCATGCCCCATGGTTTAATTAAGGCCCTCACCTAAATACAAGTTGAGTATTTATCCAAATCCCAACCATCTTGATTTTGTcctcaacccaaatggcataacatAAGAGTGAAGACAAAGCCACACCtaagaaaacaaaactttagCATTCACCCTCAACCGCTCCATTACACACACACGCGCGCATGCATACGCACATACAGGCTTTTAAGGGGAGtgatatctattttttttttttaaagtggtGATTAGTTATGAGACTTGCTCCAATCTAACTTCAACTATTCgaatcatttattttataagtttcgattcatagatcatccgtgcaaaaatttaattcaattcgaAATCATTTGCatatttaattatcacgataaaatttcaaaatttcttaGAATGACCTATGAGgcgcaacttaaaaaataaaacgattCGGATTCGTTAAAATTCGATGTGGTATGAGCCCCACAACTAAtcttcatttttataaaaaaaaaaatgcgaaTACCTTTTAAAGGCTtcctacaaatatatatatatatatataggcactttaTGCAAAGGAATccccaattttatttttcaaaaaaatggagattaggTGTGggactaatccccatttttatataaaaaaaaatgaagatcatTTTCCTTAAcgatttcatatatatatatatatatatatgtatgtatgtatgtatgtatgtatgtatgtatgtatgtatgtatgtatatggaATGGATCTGtgacactattttttttatacaattttttacATACGTTTTTATGAAGCCCActttataatgtatttcaacgatctgaaCCATTTATATTTTAGACCATCCCTCAAAGATCATGTTtaccaaaaatcacccaaatttaaaatcataTCATTGTTAGATTAAGAGTTTAGGGTTTATTTGTAGAATCGTATTcgttcattttcttcactacatatgaatgttttaataattttggatttgtctaatttttttgcaaggatgatctataaatgatattctaaaaaatagacggttcgaaTTGTTAAAGTACATTATGGAGTGAACTCTACAAAATctataaaaaacaaattatgtAAGAAAAGTAGTGTCACGAATATGCTTCTACGTATATTTGTATACATTATGTTTGAAGTTGGAAGTCCTTGTGGTCATTCTATATGTGTTTAATCTGAggcttataatttttttatgtttggagACTAAACAATGGAAGGGGAGAAAACAGAGACCAAATAATTCTTGGGGTGTGCGCGGAAGAGTAAGCATGTTCAAGTCCATGTGAGTCCGACCAGTTCAAACCTAAGAGGCTTATACTTATCAGTCTCTCTTTGAAGGCGACttgttttggattttgattaaTACGTATACTTTtcaatttataaaaattcattTTTCATTCACGTCTTTTTCATCTTGGCTCATTTATTCGATACTATAATATTTACGATTAAGATTTAAATAAGGtttaattggattattagtctTTGTGGTAATAAaatagttggaagagagctcatgtgattaaaaaaaattagaatttaagcCCCTGTGGTGAAGTCTGTTAGGATTTatgttcaaaattgaaaattccatcaatttttttgttaattattagcacGTGAACCACACATATTAGGCTAAAACGGAACTCTCCATACACATATTAAACTAAAACGGAACTCTTTGTTAATTGTTAGCACGTAGGGCTGGCTCACGTGCTAATAATTAAcagaaagttgatgaaattttcaaatttgagaaTAAATCTTCTTAGACTTCATAACAGGGGcttaaatcaattttttttttttaaccatacGGACTATCTTCCAACTACCCTATCACTAAGGGgactattaatccaattaagTCTTTAAATTAAGTTACATATTAGGTCAGCCATAATTGGATATCGAACTCACAATATATGCAAGTCGAATTTGAAATCCTTTACTTATAAGTGGAGATGAGCATCACTGGATCATAGTATTAGTGACGATTCATTTACTTGTTTAAATAGCTAgcaatgaaaaaaatgtttagattccaccataaaaccaattaacaatataaaaactAGCTCAACTACTTATAATCACATACAAAATCTATTCCGTCCTCAACTTGAGATTCATACTTTGAATATTCGAATAGTAATAGTGATTAATACATTTGAGATTGATTTTGGTAGGTTAAAATCAATGTAGAATAAACGCAAATATAAAGTGTTTTTGCTTGTATTTATGTTGTTGTTAGCGTGCAATGTGTCATAATCTAAGTGGAATAAACGCAATAAAATGGCGACATTTAGATTTCTTTTGTGGTGGCATATGTTTAGATAGGGAAATTATTGATcccaaatttcttttcaatattttggCAAAGAATGTAAACTACCGTTAGGATCTAATAAAGTCTATCCATTGTATATTTATACTATTCTTCTTTACTACAACTCAACCTACTCCCATGTCTATTCAAATTTCCACAACTATTTGATACGTATTTTGCTTGCGCACTCTTCTGGCAGATCCATTACATAATTGTTCCTTATTTTCTTCACTTAAATTGGATTTCAAAGATTCATTTATCAATATGTAAATTACACTTGTATTTGACTAcgaaagaaactaaaataaCTCATGTTTACCTTATCTAAAGAAAGCATGCATGAAGCAGAGCGATTCAGGTAAGTTTTTCTTGCAGACTCTTTCTATGTCACATCAATCAAATAGATATATAGACGTAACAAACTATTTATGATATCGAAGGATTTAAAATTCAGCTTATTATTAACATTATTCATCCATGTAAAATACGTAATCATACACATAGATTCAATATTTTATACAATGTTCGATGACTGAACCCTAATGACATATACTATAGCTACACACAAAACATTGaaaatatgcatgcatgcagtaAGAATGAATGGCAAAAAAGCCATATTCCTTTTAACATTGCGAATTATTGAACTTTCTGGAGAGGGTACATATACGAATGCTCTTGGTGCCCTTCATTTAATTTCTTACTAGTATGATCTCAATCATTTGAAACTTTTGACAACGCTCTCGTCCAAAAGTATAACAATGCCCGTAAAAACATGAAAAGTTTCTTGCAAGCGCAAGAACGTATACAAAAAGACTAATAATggaagcaaataaaaaaaacaatcgaGTAAAAGGAATATGCCTTGATTCTGTTGCGCGTGAAAGAAGGCTAGTAACGAAACAACTCAAATAACAACCGGAGGGCAAGCCATGACTCTCCTGCGCGTGCGGGAAAGTAGGAAGGGACAGACATAAAAACATCACCGAAGTAAAAGGCATGCGCATGATCTATACACGTGAGCATGTCCTCAGAAAGTCAACTTCCACCGGCCCAATGAATTCTCGCCGCGTGGACTCAACCAATAACAAGAAAGGGTTGTTGTTGGGAAACGACATAGAAGCCCTCCGAGACTCAAACGAAACAAATCCGTCTCAGAAGGCGACGTGAATGTCGTCCCCACCCACGGCATTAGTTGGACTACGtttgtccctctctctctttagcGTACGAGAAATTTTCTACATGTCTGTTATGCTTACACGtaatgttttttgtttaaattataaTACATATCCTTTAGAGAATACCAAGAGATTCTCATAAAATGGGATTTTGCATAGATTCTCTGACATCTCATGTTTttagcataatattttataatgttaaccTGATAATCAACATTAAACTATGAGATGACAGTAAATATATGAAGAGTCTTACTTTTGAGAGAGCTACATGCATTTATTCTTTTTAATATAGTATCAGTTATGTCGTCTATTCATATTCCGTAACACATAAAAATATACATTACATCTATATCAAAAGTGTTCCCTGATACAGGTAAAAAAATTTGTCCCAACGGTTCATATATATGATACATTACCGGAGATACGACCTACCCAATATAGTAATAAATTAGtgtggagatagagagagaaacggAGTTTTGTTATCTTGAAACGATGGCCATCAAAGCCTTTTTCTATATATATCTACTTGGTGTGTCTTTGCCAACCCATGCTTTTTCTCTGTGCCCCCAAAATCTGAACTTACATTGCACAATTGCATTTCTGTCTTAACCTCCAATATTTATATAACTCGATCAACTTTTTTTGGATTTGGGATATAATAACACAACAAATCCTAGCCAATCCATATTTCCAAACAACCCCTTTCCCCTTTTGTTTCTTGGCCTTTTCTGtgttcaattaattaatttggttgatcAGAACTGCAAACCTAGATTCCAAAAAGATGACTTGTTTGGTTGCTCGGACGGGAAGGGAATTGCAGAGGTACAACATGGGCCGCCGGCAAGTCGTAGGGTGAAgctcttttccttcttcttcttcttctccttcttcttcttcttttctggtTGTTGTTGTTACTGTTGTTGTTGAGCTTTTCTTGACATGGTTTTGTTACATTGAAAAAGTAGTGGTTGGCTCCTCCCGTTcgtgttctttttctttcatgatggggagagagagagagagagagagagagagagagaattctaATGTATAATTGGTTGTATATCTCTTGTATCTGAGAATCTCTCGTCACCGTGGGGACATACTCATATATCTCGCACTTGTCAAATGAATCCATTTAAGTTTTGTTCGGTTTATGGATTTTTCTATTGTTACGACAATTGACTTTTTCCCGTATTTTAGCTTTAATAAAAGGTAATCACGATTAATAatatgtttaatatgtttaatttgtttaatattCAATGTTGCAGATGCATTCCCTATAGATACAAAGATGGCAGTGATGGTGCCATTAGCAACGAATTGGAAGTCCTTGTGATCACTTCACAGAAAGGCAATGCATTTATGTTCCCTAAGGTATAAATTACATGAggttattttgtttctaaatttATTTCTTAAGGTAAGTTTTCCCTTCTCCCGGAAGAGCGACTGATGTGGCGAAGCCATCGGCTGGTTCcctaaaagaattaaaaattgcTTTCTGCCCCTATTATATATCcataaaaaattcaactatGTATTTTGTCTATTAATTAGGGTGGTTGGGAACTTGATGAATCCGTGGAAGAAGCTGCTTCAAGAGAGTCACTAGAAGAAGCAGGGGTCCTAGGCAATGTTGAGGTTGGtatcttttctttgttctttcaCTTCCCTTTTCACATTTGATTGGGGACCGAAGCAGGGCAGGCGAGAGTCAAACTATTGTCATTGATGATGGGATTAATGTTCTACCGCGAAATTAAATTCCATTTTGGCAAATGTTTTGTCCTAATTTAAGTTGTAATATATGATTGCAGTGCCAATTGGGCAAATGGAGTTTCATGAGCAAAAGCCAAGAGACATATTATGAAGGGTACATGTTTCCCTTGTTTGTCAAGGAGCAACTAGATCTTTGGCCTGAGAAGAATGTACGACAAAGAATATGGGTATGATTCTGCACGTAAATCATAATTTGATCTATATGCATAaaactaataatttttatttaatgagTTAATTGTACGTACATATTAGACagtgatttttcaaattaaacGGTAAATCTTATGCgatcaaaatatttttatatagatgaCTACAACGAAAGCAAGAGAGGCATGCCAACATTGGTGGATGAAGGAAGCGTTGGACATTTTGGTCGAACGGCTTACCTCGGAACAGAAACAAGAGGAGGAGAATGTACTGGCTTGTTctttcaattaattaaaaaatcaagATTCTCTTGCACTGTACATAGAAATTGTTTAGAAGAAGTTTCCGTCCAGCCAAAAAATTGGACTGGTTTAGGGCAAACTTCTCAGGCGGATCAAAAAGTGTAAAAGAGGAATTagattaagtttttattttatcgtAATTTGTTTTTAGTGTTTAATTGTTGCCCCCTCTCTAAGTTGCTATTCTCCATCTTCCGATGAGAGAGAGCAAATTGATGTGTTATAAAAAAGGATTCGAGAAGAAGAATTTGCAGGATATATGTGCATGATGTACATGCTTATGTGtgaattaataatttttcggCCAAGAGTCATTAGGTCAGGGTCGTCCAATCCAAGACATAATTTTTGAGTATGAGGTTTCAAGTTTGACTAATTATAGCTGACATGTTATGATGAATTTCAGGCTCGTATTCCACACGATAcgttttgaatttgatttatGGCTCTGGTGAATTGCACGATGGTGGCCagaggaggctgaaatgcctatATGAGTCTTTCCAGCTCTCGGAAAGGTGGACTGCTGTGCCGAAAGCACCAACTGATcccttaaaaaatatatatatatatatatatagctgaCGTACTGTGTCACTTAGTCTAGTATTCACAAATATCGTCGtatcaacaaaaaacaaagaaatttacGAGGACCAAACTGAAAACTAATAATCTGCAAGGATGATAGTGAAattataagtaaagtacaaggACGTTCCTACAAATTGTCCTAAGTAGCAATTCACCAAGTGCTGCGCTATGTAAACCCTGATGCGGGGTTTTAAACTTCAAACAAACATAACGGTCATCCCGTCCCTTCTCCGCCAAAATCAGAAAACCCCAAATGTGCAAGCTTCTCAGAGCCGGCCATGGCACTCTCTATCCTTTCCTCAGAACCCACTTCAAAGCCCCAAATTCCTCTCCCAAATTTCCCAATTTCACAGCCCCAGAGAAACGCTAGCTCCCAATTATCCAAAGCTCGACTTCATAGTCAACGAAGTCAAAGAGCTTCAATCGTCGAAACACTCAAAACCCACAAACATAATCACCCAATTTTCGCCGGGCGCCGATGAGCCACCCGACCGGGGCCGGTCTGGCCTTTTAAGGTAATGACGACGATTTGGTTTAAAGGGatgaattttgaaattattttttcttttcaagtttgAGGTTgtaagtttaattaatttggattGAAAAACGACTGGCATTGAGTACAACGCTTGTGATGAAATGTTTTCCTTTCTGCTTATTTCAACTGGGGCTGGTTGAGACTGTTTATGTGGAAATCTTATTAAACACCCAAGTGCTTCCTGGAAAAGGTGCTTATCCAGAAAGTGCTTTTACGACACAGAAACGCTTTTTGAGTTTTTCTTTCAAAGGTAGTGAAGAAGTAGTTCGAAAGAGGCCCTTGTGATGCAACCTGTTTGATATTTGAACCCTGTGGGATGCACGGCACGACATGTTAAATTTAGCAGCGGAATTCGTAGGTGGAGTTTGAAATGACTGAGGTTGTTTTGTTTCGCCATTACTATTAACATTTAAGCTTGCAGTTATCATTTCAAGTGTGTGCATGATAAGGATGATTATCTTGTTTCTGAAGGCCAGAGATGTTATTTACTGACTTCGACTTGAAATACGATGTTTGTATTCTCGACCTTTGTTCATTAAATTCCCTTCGTTGCCAGGATGTTGTCAAGGAAAGATATCCAGATCATTTCCAGATGTGGATGCCCGAGCTTAGATAGGAAAGTCGTTAACTCAGGAAAGCGTCTAAGGGCTTATGTGGGTGTTGATGAAGGAGATGCATGCGCTTAATATCTGAGTAATTTCCTCTTATTTGAATGAGCCTATATTATCAGTCTTCTTTTGATCCATATTAGTTATCTCGTTTTCAATATCTTGTACTTCAAGCTTAAGATATAAGTTCGAATTGTCATATCTAATAAGAACAGGCATTTTAGTAGGTTTGCGGCTCCTGCAATTTGAGAGGAGACTGTGAGAGAACATACGTGAAGGCATGGGAAGATGGTGATGTCATGCGTTTCTTGTTAACGTATGGGCTTGATCCCGTTATTGGTACAGTGGAGAACAAGCCATGTCTAAACAAAATGGTCAAAGAATCAGTGAGACGGCTACTGAAACAGATGATAGAGTACAGCACTGAGGACATCGACTCCAATCCCCCCAAAGTGTACAACTACAAGGATAAAGAGGGTCGCTTTGGTGTCGGACCATTCAATTCCACAAGAATAAGGCCAAATAAG from Pyrus communis chromosome 4, drPyrComm1.1, whole genome shotgun sequence harbors:
- the LOC137732421 gene encoding nudix hydrolase 17, mitochondrial, which gives rise to MTCLVARTGRELQRYNMGRRQVVGCIPYRYKDGSDGAISNELEVLVITSQKGNAFMFPKGGWELDESVEEAASRESLEEAGVLGNVECQLGKWSFMSKSQETYYEGYMFPLFVKEQLDLWPEKNVRQRIWMTTTKAREACQHWWMKEALDILVERLTSEQKQEEENVLACSFN